From the Hevea brasiliensis isolate MT/VB/25A 57/8 chromosome 13, ASM3005281v1, whole genome shotgun sequence genome, the window TGGAATCATTAAATTGGGATTTGATAACTAATTGTATAATTTATTTACAGCaaaaaaaattttacttaaaATTATGATtcgttattaaaatttattctttatttttccttgtttattttaaagataaaaaaaaaaatatttcaaataatgtttaataaattaatacaaaaagtcaacattttgtagaAAATGTAAAAGAGtttgtttgatattgaatttaaatttataaaaaaaatatttatttagatGTTGTTGCTatttaaaatcttttaattaaaatatattaaatttaatataaaaataaattttaataatttttatctaatgtaattaaaatatatatgtatatatatattttttacatcTGAATTCAAACAAAAATGTTAAACCGATTATAAGCATCTTGGTACAAATAGTTAAATAcacattaatatattaaaaaaatatttaatctttatattttaataaaattaattatttaaatttaattattttcattattttaaataaaatttttttaattcaattatttcgtTCTTATTctgataatttaaataatataattatttaattttcataattttaaatatattaattatttaatttttataatttaaataatataattattctttattttattaactagcttaataaaaaaaagagtaaaaaaaataaaagcattaaataatatattttataaaataaaaaaataaatattaataattaattttattaaaatatatgcattgaaaaataattttccgACGTTTTGGACCTTGTTCTTCTCTTTATTCTTCAacctttttattttgatttgacgAAATTATTTTGTCCTTTACCATTATATCCCTCTCAGCTACATCTGCAATTAGGGTTTTTCCAAATTGAAATGTTTTGTCCTAATGGAATACTCGGAAGCATCTAATTTTCTCACAAGTACGGCTGATACAAACCCTAAATTAGAGTTTCAATTGTCTCTACCCTCTTCCAATGCGGATATAGATTCTGATCTGACCTTAGAACTACCCAAAAAGCTGGAGAAGAAGCAGCTTTATTTGAAAGAGGGCGGGCGAGAGGATGAGGAGGTTGCACCTGTTACCGTGGAGGTGGAGGAAGTACATGAAGAACTAGGGAAGCAGCTCCATTTGAAAGAGTATGAGGATGACAAACATTTGATTGAATTGAACCAAAATGAAGACTTTAAGAGTGTGGAGAGCAGTGGTCGAGAAGAAGAACACAACAGGATTAACAAAGAGGATAATGATAATGATAATGATGGAGTGGAGGAGGAGGATGAGAGAAGTAATGGAGACACAAGGCATCAGTATCCTGTGAGACCTGAAGCTGAAGATTGTTCCTACTATATGAAAACTGGGACTTGCAAATTTGGATTCAATTGCAAGTTCAATCACCCTGTAAGAAGGAAAAACCAGGTACTGTATGGTCATTCTGTGTTTGTGTATATGTTATGGCCTTAGTGTCAAACACGGTCTGTGTTTGTGTATATATTATGGCCTTAGTGTTAAACACGGTACTTTGAATGAAAAGCTGTCTTTTTTTGTTGTGTGTGCTTATTGGATCTTATTTAGGTAGATGAGAGGATTTTTCCCTGTAACGGGAGTTGTTATTACGATCTTGAGAGGGGAGTTACTGGGTTTGGaggaatataattataaaatagagGGGTTTCAGAATGTTAAAAGTGGCTTGAGCTGCTATTATCAGATGCAGTTGCTTGTCTTGATGAAAGTATTAATGGGCTATAGGTTTTATATTGGCATGGCAATTGGCAGTGTATcaagtgaaggaaattgatttTTGTTGCTTTATTAAGCATTTGGCCATTTTGGATCTTCTATCATTCTAAGATCCATTGTTGGAATCATATTATTCCATATGTTGCCCTAACTTTTAATTTTGCATCTTGCAATTTTGCTTCATTAAGGCTACCAGGGAGAaggtgaaggaaagtgaagaaccAACAGAGAGTCCAGGCCAGACGGAATGCAAGGTTATCTGATATAATTTTTGTACTAATGAGCTGCATTTACAAATATTgtgatttaaaaattcaaattaattttactcCCTTCTTTGTGTTCTTTTTGCTGTTTTGTAGAAGTTTGATCTCTTCTGCATTCCATTTTGTTATGCCATGAAGTAAACTCTCATTTGTTCCATGGTGATTGGTTGTTCTAAGATGAATCATTAATCACTGTTTTTCATTACAATTTCATAATGCAATCATGCTCAAAGCATGTTATACAGACAGCATTACTTGTGTGGAAAAATTTCCATTTATACCATGTTGAGTCTTCTCAATGTTCTTTCTTGTTTAGTTTCACCATGTTCATGCATTTTTTAACTCCTGAGTTTGGTTTATATTCCTTACTTTAAGGCATTAAGGCCTAGTTTAAGCTGTGGTTTTGATGAGGACTGCCTTGAACTTAATTTGCATTATAGGAATTGGGATTTCTTGATGTGATAAAATTTTCTGTGACTCATTTATTAACTTAATCAAGTTGTTTTCGGGAGTGCATTATCTTTTGTCCTTCGAAGAATAAACATCTAATAAGCTGGTTTTAGAAGTATTCATGTTCTTCTGTTAGCTCTAAGTAATATGCATGGCTAGTGAATAACCGCTTCTGTCGGGCTGTAATTCTTTCTTGATTTCGCTGCAGTATTACTTGAGGACAGGGGGCTGTAAGTATGGAAAAGCTTGTAGATACAATCACTCAAGAGAAAAACCTCCAATGCTTCCTGCAAAAACAACAGTGTCCCCTGTTTACGACTTTAACTTTCTTGGTCTGCCAATCCGACCGGTATCGCTTCTATGCATATACAGAAATATTTGGCATCTCTTTGCAAATTCTTGCAAGGACTTATCTTTGTTTTAATAATGCATACTGGAAATTTTAACATATTTCATTCATCATAGGGAGAGAAAGAGTGTCCGTATTATATGCGTAATGGCTCCTGCAAATATGGAGCTAACTGCCGGTTTAATCATCCTGATCCTACAACTGTGGGAAGTGACCCTCCTTCAGCATTCAATAATGGTGGGTCTGCTGCTTTACAGAGTTCTTCACAATCAAGTGTAGCAACTTGGTCTTCGCCAAGAGGACTAAATGAGAATGCCCCCTTTGTGCCAATTATGTTTTCAGCAACTCAAGGGGTTACTTCACAAAATCCAGAATGGAATGGTTATCAGGTACTACATATTCCTTTGTATGGTAGTATTTCCTTGATTTTGTtgcctaaaattattaaaatactaAATGGTCCCCATTTATGTATTTTGCTGAATCTTGATTTATTTTTGTAATTGGTGTTTAAGATGTACAAGATGACTTTCCTGATATATTGGCATATTTCAATAAGTAAAAGAAGCTGTCTAAAGTTAAAGTggggtggttttttttttttgttctttttttcttttcttttctttaaaattGAACTTAAAAGAGGTGATATACAAGATGGCAATTTCAACCAGCCTCGCACTGAACTTAACCCAGCAGGAATCCTGATGCAGGAGCAACCGAAGTCCTTTTCAGTATTGGATTTTATTTGGTTTTCTATTCAGTTCTTGATTTTATTTAGTTTTAGTTTTCTTGTTCTTTAATTAGGATTCTTGTCTATTAATTGTTGATT encodes:
- the LOC110634027 gene encoding zinc finger CCCH domain-containing protein 43; the encoded protein is MEYSEASNFLTSTADTNPKLEFQLSLPSSNADIDSDLTLELPKKLEKKQLYLKEGGREDEEVAPVTVEVEEVHEELGKQLHLKEYEDDKHLIELNQNEDFKSVESSGREEEHNRINKEDNDNDNDGVEEEDERSNGDTRHQYPVRPEAEDCSYYMKTGTCKFGFNCKFNHPVRRKNQATREKVKESEEPTESPGQTECKYYLRTGGCKYGKACRYNHSREKPPMLPAKTTVSPVYDFNFLGLPIRPGEKECPYYMRNGSCKYGANCRFNHPDPTTVGSDPPSAFNNGGSAALQSSSQSSVATWSSPRGLNENAPFVPIMFSATQGVTSQNPEWNGYQAPIYSPERSIHLAPAYVISNPATDNNVYAHQQHTLVDEFPERPGQPECNYYMKTGDCKFKSNCKYHHPKNQIPKSSPCALSDKGLPLRPGQHVCSYYSRYGICKFGPACKFDHPTQPALMTGYAEDQTRTSETGNESDTAI